In Streptomyces sp. Li-HN-5-11, the sequence CTTCTCGGCGCTCGGTGTCTCCCGCTCCGACGGCTTCGGGCTGCTGCTGTACAACGAGCCCGAGTTCATCGAGTCCATGATCGCCGCGAACGTGCTCGGCGCCGTCTTCGTCCCCCTCGACCCGCGGCTGCGCGGAGACCGGCTGGCCTACATGGTCGCCCACTCCGGATGCCGTGGCGTGGTGTGCGACGCCGACGCCGTCGACGCCGTGATCGCGGTCGCCCCGCTGGTGCCCGGCCTGGAATGGATCATGGTCGTCGGTGGTACGGCCCACGAGGGTGTGCGGTCAGGTGTCCGGGTGGTCCGCGCACCCGACGCCGCGGACGGGACACCGACCGTGCGGGACATCGCCGTACGTGAGTCCACGGACCCCATGCAGATCATGTACACCTCCGGGACCACGGGTGATCCGAAGGGAATCGTCGTCCCGCACGCCCGGTTCGTCGCCGCCACCGCCTTCGGCCGGGAGCTGTTCGACTATCGTCCGGACGACCGCCCGTACACGGGGCTGTCTCTCACCCACGGCAACGCCCAGTTCGTCACCGTGGCGCCCGCCCTCGGACAGGGGCTGCGCGCGGTGATCAGCCGGCGGTTCACCAAGTCCCGCCTGTGGGACGTTGTTCGAGAGCACGGCTGCACGACATTCACCCTCCTCGGCGGCATGGCCACCGCGGTCTACAGCGAGCCCCCAACACCTCGGGACCGGGAGAACCCGGTGCGGCACGTGGTCAGTGCCGGGATGCCCGCGGCGGTCTGGGAGGCGTTCCGTACCCGGTTCGGCGTCGACATCATCGAGTTCTACGCCGCCATGGAAGGCGGTATGGCCCTCAACCGGGCCGGTGAAGGACCGGTTGGGAGCTGTGGCCGGGTGGTGCCCCAGCTGATCGGCCGGGTCCTCGACCCCGACGGCCATGAGGTCCCGCCCGGCGCCGTGGGCGAGCTGTGCTTCCGCTACGCGGACGGCAGCCCGGTCCCCGTGCGGTACCTGGGCGATCCGGAGGCCTCGGCCGCGAAGACCGCAGGTGGCTGGCTGCACTCGGGGGATTCGGTGGTGAGGGACGCCGACGGCTGGGTGTTCTACCGGCACCGGATGGGCGGCGGCATCCGCCGCAACGGGGAGTTCCTCGATCCCGCCCGCGTCGAGCGGACCGTGGCCGAGTGCCCCGAAGTGAGCGACGTCTTCGTCTACGGCGTTCCGGCCGCCTCCGGCGCACCGGGCGAACGCGAGCCCGTCGCCGCGATCGTCCCCGCCGATCCCGAGTCCTTCGATCCTCAGGCCGTCTTCGCCTGGTGCCGCGAACGCCTGGAGCCGAGCCACGTGCCCGCCTGTGTCCAGATCGTCGACGACATCCCGAAGACCGCCTCCCAGAAGCCGCAGGAACGCTTCCTGCGCCAGATGTTCGACCAGCACTCCGACCGCGTCGAGCGCGATATCGCGCCGGCCGGAACCGTCTCCTCGACAGGAAAGTGAGCACCACCATGAACCAGCCAGACGTCGTCCTCTACGGAGCGAGCGGCTACACCGGGAAGCTGGTCGCCCGTCAGCTCGCCGCGCGTGGTATCCGCTTCCTGGCCGCCGGCCGCAACGGCAACCGCCTCAAGACCGAACTCGGCGCCCTGCCCGGACTCGGCGGGGCCGTGTACGAGATTGCCGAGGTGTCCGCGGACGAGGCGGCCCTCACCGAACTGCTGCGGGGCCGCAAGGTCGTCTACAACACGGTGGGCCCGTTCATGCAGCTCGGCGAACCCGTCGTGCGCGCCGCCCTGGCCGCCGGCTGCCACTACCTGGACAGCACGGGTGAACAGGACTGGATGCTGCACATCCAGCGCACGTTCGGCCGGCAGTACGCCGAGCGCGACCTGCTGCTCGTCCCGGCGATGTCGATGATGTGGGCCTCGGGCAACCTGGCGGCCGAGCTGTGCCTGGAGACGCCGGGCGTGGACAGCCTGGACATCCTGTACGTGCCGCGCGGCAGCACCCCGTCGGTCGGCTCGACGCTGTCCTTCCTGCGCATGTGCTGCCAGCCGCAGTACCGCCTGGACAACAACGAGCTGGTGCGGTGGCCCGCCGCCACCAGCTTCCAGGCGACCTCGCCCGGTATCCACCGTACCCTCGACTGCCTGCCGTGGAGCGGGGGCGGTGAGCCGGTCTGGTTCGCCGAGGACGAGCGGGTCCGCCACTGCGAGACCCTGGTCTCCTTCGGCGACCCCAACGCGATGGCCGCAGTCCTGGACCTCACCCGCGAGTTCGCCGAGAAGTACGCCCACCTGCCCGCCGAGGAGCAGGAGGCCGCGACCAACAACTGGGGTCATCAGATGGCCGCGAGCGAGCCGCCCCGCGACGACGCGAACGTCAGCCGCACCATCGTCTCCTGCCAGGGGCGTGGCCTGATCGGCGGCATCACCGCCGTGCTCTGGGGCAATTGCGGCTACGACCAGACAGGTGTGATCGCCGCGGGTGCCATCGAGCGCATCCTGCGGGGACGCCACCGCGCCGTCGGTTTCGCCTCTCCCGCCCGCGCCTTCGGCGCCCGCCCCCTGCTCTCGGAGTGGTCCGAGGCCGGTCTTGTCGCATTCGAGGTGAAGTGATGACCACCGCCGTCCTTGGAAACCTCCCCGTCCAGGAGTGGGCGAGCAGCCCCAGGACCGCCCTCGGCCCCTGGGGCGCGGAGCCCCCGCTGCCCGCCGAGGTCACCGGACTCCGCGCCACCCTGCGCCGCTTCGCCACCGAGGTCATGCGTCCCATCGGCCAGGAACTCGACCGTCTCTCCGCCGCCGAGGTCGCCGACCCGAAGTCGAGGCTGTTCGAGTTCCACCGCCGCTACTCCGAACTCGGCATCAACATGGAAGCCCTCGGCCGGATGGGTGCCGAGGAGCGCGGACTGCTCTTCCCGATCCTGTTCGAGGAACTCGGGTGGGGCGACGCGGGCCTGGCCATCTCCATCGGCGCCCGCATCCTGCCCCACTACATGGCCGCCAAGATGGGCAACCGCTTCATCCTGGAGACCTACTCCGAGGACTTGCTCGGCTGCTGGGCCATCACCGAACCCGACCACGGCAGCGACTCCCTCGACCCGGGCCAGGTGCTGCAGCACCCGCTCGGCAGCTACGGCAGGCCCGGCTGCGTGGCCAGGATCGACGACGGCCACGTGATCATCAACGGTCAGAAGGCCGCCTGGGTGTCGAACGGGGCGATCGGCGAGCTCTGCATCCTCTTCTGCGCGGCCGAGGGACCGGACGGCCCGGATCCCAAGCGCGGCGTCTGCGTGGTCGTACCCATGGACGCCACCGGCGTCACCCGCGGCAAGCCGTTGGAGAAACTGGGCCAGCGCGCTCTGCCGCAGGGCGAGATCTTCTTCGACAACGTCCGCGTCAGCACCGACCACCTGCTCGCCGGACCCGACGACTTCCAGCGGGCCGTCTATGCCATCCACGCCGACGCCAACGTCCTCATGGGCGCCGTCTTCACCGGGGTGGCCCGCGCGGCCTACGACCTCGCACTGGACTACGCCCACGAGCGCAAGCAGGGCGGCGTGCCGATCATCCGTCACCAGGACGTCGCCAAGCGGCTGTTCCACATGCTCCGCAAGACGGAGCTGTCCAGCGCGCTCACCCGCCGGGTGGCGATGTTCAACACGCTGGAGCCGGTGCCCGCGCTCCAGGCGGCCATGCTGGCCAAGGTCACCGCCACCGAACACTCCCTGGAGGTCGCCTCCGAGGCACTGCAGATCTTCGGCGGCAACGGGCTGACCCATGAGTACCCGATCGAGAAGATCTTCCGTGACGCCCGCACCTCGCTGATCGAGGACGGCTGCAACCACGTGCTGGCCCTGAAGGGCGGTGCCCAGCTGATCGACGAGAGCCGGCTGGCCTGAGCACCGAGGGCGCGGCCCCCGGCCGACCGGAGCCGCGCCCGCAACCGCCGGACACCCACCGACAGGAGAGCCCGAACGACATGCAGAACGATGCCTATATGGCCGGAGCGGCGACCACCCGCTTCGGCAAGTTCCCCGAGGCCACGGTCCGTTCACTGACCGAGGAAGCCGTCGCCGCCGCCCTGGCCGACGCCGGGATGACCGCCCGCGACATCGAGACCGTCTACTTCGGCAACGCCGCCGACGGCGTGCTCAGCGGCCAGGAAATGATCCGCGGCCAGGCAGCTCTTCGGCACACCGGGCTGCTCGGAGTGCCCATCGTCAACGTCGAGAACGCCTGCGCCTCCTCCTCGACCGCCTTCCACCTGGCCGTCGCGGCGGTTACGTCAGGCGCCGTGGACGTGGCGCTCGCCGTGGGCGCCGAGAAGCTCACCCACCCCGACAAGAGCAGGTCCTTCGCGGCGATCGGCACCGCCGTCGACCTCCTCCAGCTCGACGAACTCAAGGCGTGGAGCCGAGGCGGACCACCCGGGGACAGGGACGACCCGGTCGGCTCGGTCGACGCGGCCGACTCCGAGAAGTCGTTCTTCATGGACATCTACGCCGCCAACACCCGCGCCTACATGGCGCGTACCGGTGCCACGGCGGCGGACTTCGCGGAGGTCGCGGTAAAAAGCCACCGTCACGCCGCGCTCAACCCCAACGCCCAGTACCGCACACCGGTCACCGCCGACGAGGTCCTCACCAGCCGCATGGTGTCCGACCCTCTCACCCTCCTGATGTGCTCGCCCATCGGCGACGGAGCGTCAGCGGTGGTGGTGTGTTCAGCCCGCCGGGCCCGGACCCTGCCCGGTCCGACTGCGCGGGTACGGGCCAGCGTCCTCGTCTCCGGAACCGACGTTCCCGGCGCCGAGCCGGCCGCCGCCCGCGCGAGTGCCCTGGCCTATGAGCGGGCGGGCATCGGGCCGCAGGACCTCGATGTCGTGGAGGTGCACGACGCCGCGGCCCCGGCCGAGCTGATGGCCTACGAGGAACTCGGCCTCTGCGGTCCGGGCGAGGGACCCGCACTGCTCAAGTCCGGCGCGACTACCCTCGGCGGACGCGTCCCGGTCAACCCCAGCGGCGGCCTGCTCTCCCGCGGCCACCCCCTGGGCGCCACCGGCTGCGCCCAACTGGTCGAACTCACCGACCAGTTGCGAGGCCGCTGCGGACCGCGGCAGGTGCCCGGAGCCCGGATCGCGCTCGCCGAGAACGGAGGCGGGTTCCTCGGCACGGATCCGGCCGCCATGGTCGTCACGATCCTCACGGCGGACTGATCCGTCACTTCGACTCCTCACCATGAAGGAGCCACCCGGCATGCCCGCCGGCGGCTTCGACGCATGGAGCACACCGCTCCGCTGATGGCCGACACGGGCGGTGGGGCGATCGTCACCATGTCCTCCGTCGGGCGCCGTGCGCACCATGTCCGAGGACGTCGCCGCCGAGTACGCCGCCGCCAACGTCCGCGTGAACTCCGTGCCCGACGTACGTCAACACCGCGATGGCGGAGCACGGCGCCGCGAATCGCGGGGCGTCCCGCTGGATGCACTCGGCCCCGCTCTCTCGCCGCTCGGGCGCATCGCCGAACCCTCGGACGTCGCCGGCTCCGTGCTCTTTCAGAGTTCTACGACGTTGTCCCGGGACCCACTCGGCTCGGGGCAACGGTCATGCGGACGCCGAACCAGTCGCAGGCTCGCAGGGCCAGTTCCAGATTCGCCGTGTCTTCCTCCCACGGACGGCCGAGGCACTCCACCGCCTTCTGCACCCGGTACTGGACGGTGTTCTTGTGCAGCATCAGCCGCTCACCCGTCGCCGTGAAACTGCCCCGCAGTACGAGGAAGGCATGCAGGGTCTCCCTGAGCCGGGCGAACCGTTCGCCCTCCTGGGCAAGCGGGCCAAGGACGGAGTGAACCCAGTCGCGGGCGGCGTCCGGATCGGAGTACATCAGGGCCAGCGGACCGACTTCGGCGAACCAGGTGGCCCGTGCCCGCTGCGGCCCGCCGAGCGTCGCCGCCGTATGGGCCAACTGCGCCTGCCGGTGGGTGGCCCCGAAGCCCGCCACGCCGTGAGCCGGTTCACCGAACGCCACTCGCACCTGGCAGCGGCCCAGCACCTCGCCCAGACCGCTCCGCGGCGGTGTCCGGCCGGCGGGCAACGCGATCCAGGCCCAGGCGAGCTGCTCGTCGCGGGGCACGAACAGGGGAGCGGTACTGCCGACGGCGCGGGCCAGTTCACCCACCACCCGCTGCGGATCCGCGACCGCTTCGGCCGTGTGCCCGGGTTGGCCGTCCCAGACGACGAGCCCCAGATGATCCCGCCGCAGCGGGTAGTCCAGGACGGCCTCGGCCTCGTCGACGTCGGTGCCCGAGCCCGACAACAGCGCTCTCACCATCGACAGCTGTGCCACCGCGCGCTGCCGTAGCCAACGGTCCCGCTCCCGCTCGTGGGCGGCGGTGACCTGCTCGGAAACGATGTCGACGTAGGAGAACAGCCGCTGGTTGAAGACCGTGCCGGCCAGAGCCAGTACCTTCACGTCGGGTGTCCGCCTGCCCAGCTCCTCCAGGCAGTCGGACAGGAACCTGGCATGCGCCAGCCGGTACGCCCTGACCAGGACGCTGGTCGGGATGTCCCGCTGCGCAAGCCGGCGGGCCCACTCCACCGCAGCCACCGGAGCCTCGACGCGGTCCAGGTCGATGCGGTGCTGCATCAGGTGGAGGATCAGTGCGACGTTCTCCTCGATGCTGGCGGTGAGCATTCCCTCGATGTACAGGTCCCCGCGCAGCGGGGGAATCTCCGCCAGGATCACGGCCCGCAGTTCTTCGCTGGCCTCCGGGATGCGCTGGGCGAGCTCGCCGACCATGTCGCGGATAAGGAGATCGACAGCGCCTTCGGGGTCCATCCTGCCTCCCTGACCACAGGACCGAGCGGGTGCCGGCTGCGAGCGTCGCGTACCGCCGTGCGCACATCCTGCCGCGACCGGCGCGTCCATGGCCCGGACCTGTGCTGCACCGTGGCACACGGGCCGGCCAGATCCCGCCTCGGCGGGTGACCGTGGCTCCGTGCTTGCCGCAACCGCCGGCGATGCGAAGGACGGGCG encodes:
- a CDS encoding acyl-CoA dehydrogenase, whose product is MTTAVLGNLPVQEWASSPRTALGPWGAEPPLPAEVTGLRATLRRFATEVMRPIGQELDRLSAAEVADPKSRLFEFHRRYSELGINMEALGRMGAEERGLLFPILFEELGWGDAGLAISIGARILPHYMAAKMGNRFILETYSEDLLGCWAITEPDHGSDSLDPGQVLQHPLGSYGRPGCVARIDDGHVIINGQKAAWVSNGAIGELCILFCAAEGPDGPDPKRGVCVVVPMDATGVTRGKPLEKLGQRALPQGEIFFDNVRVSTDHLLAGPDDFQRAVYAIHADANVLMGAVFTGVARAAYDLALDYAHERKQGGVPIIRHQDVAKRLFHMLRKTELSSALTRRVAMFNTLEPVPALQAAMLAKVTATEHSLEVASEALQIFGGNGLTHEYPIEKIFRDARTSLIEDGCNHVLALKGGAQLIDESRLA
- a CDS encoding AMP-binding protein, encoding MTESLSLAHLVRGRADTTPDLDVLTFEADGRTQLRTYGDLWTNALRLADAFSALGVSRSDGFGLLLYNEPEFIESMIAANVLGAVFVPLDPRLRGDRLAYMVAHSGCRGVVCDADAVDAVIAVAPLVPGLEWIMVVGGTAHEGVRSGVRVVRAPDAADGTPTVRDIAVRESTDPMQIMYTSGTTGDPKGIVVPHARFVAATAFGRELFDYRPDDRPYTGLSLTHGNAQFVTVAPALGQGLRAVISRRFTKSRLWDVVREHGCTTFTLLGGMATAVYSEPPTPRDRENPVRHVVSAGMPAAVWEAFRTRFGVDIIEFYAAMEGGMALNRAGEGPVGSCGRVVPQLIGRVLDPDGHEVPPGAVGELCFRYADGSPVPVRYLGDPEASAAKTAGGWLHSGDSVVRDADGWVFYRHRMGGGIRRNGEFLDPARVERTVAECPEVSDVFVYGVPAASGAPGEREPVAAIVPADPESFDPQAVFAWCRERLEPSHVPACVQIVDDIPKTASQKPQERFLRQMFDQHSDRVERDIAPAGTVSSTGK
- a CDS encoding thiolase family protein, with product MQNDAYMAGAATTRFGKFPEATVRSLTEEAVAAALADAGMTARDIETVYFGNAADGVLSGQEMIRGQAALRHTGLLGVPIVNVENACASSSTAFHLAVAAVTSGAVDVALAVGAEKLTHPDKSRSFAAIGTAVDLLQLDELKAWSRGGPPGDRDDPVGSVDAADSEKSFFMDIYAANTRAYMARTGATAADFAEVAVKSHRHAALNPNAQYRTPVTADEVLTSRMVSDPLTLLMCSPIGDGASAVVVCSARRARTLPGPTARVRASVLVSGTDVPGAEPAAARASALAYERAGIGPQDLDVVEVHDAAAPAELMAYEELGLCGPGEGPALLKSGATTLGGRVPVNPSGGLLSRGHPLGATGCAQLVELTDQLRGRCGPRQVPGARIALAENGGGFLGTDPAAMVVTILTAD
- a CDS encoding helix-turn-helix domain-containing protein encodes the protein MDPEGAVDLLIRDMVGELAQRIPEASEELRAVILAEIPPLRGDLYIEGMLTASIEENVALILHLMQHRIDLDRVEAPVAAVEWARRLAQRDIPTSVLVRAYRLAHARFLSDCLEELGRRTPDVKVLALAGTVFNQRLFSYVDIVSEQVTAAHERERDRWLRQRAVAQLSMVRALLSGSGTDVDEAEAVLDYPLRRDHLGLVVWDGQPGHTAEAVADPQRVVGELARAVGSTAPLFVPRDEQLAWAWIALPAGRTPPRSGLGEVLGRCQVRVAFGEPAHGVAGFGATHRQAQLAHTAATLGGPQRARATWFAEVGPLALMYSDPDAARDWVHSVLGPLAQEGERFARLRETLHAFLVLRGSFTATGERLMLHKNTVQYRVQKAVECLGRPWEEDTANLELALRACDWFGVRMTVAPSRVGPGTTS
- a CDS encoding DUF5938 domain-containing protein, with translation MNQPDVVLYGASGYTGKLVARQLAARGIRFLAAGRNGNRLKTELGALPGLGGAVYEIAEVSADEAALTELLRGRKVVYNTVGPFMQLGEPVVRAALAAGCHYLDSTGEQDWMLHIQRTFGRQYAERDLLLVPAMSMMWASGNLAAELCLETPGVDSLDILYVPRGSTPSVGSTLSFLRMCCQPQYRLDNNELVRWPAATSFQATSPGIHRTLDCLPWSGGGEPVWFAEDERVRHCETLVSFGDPNAMAAVLDLTREFAEKYAHLPAEEQEAATNNWGHQMAASEPPRDDANVSRTIVSCQGRGLIGGITAVLWGNCGYDQTGVIAAGAIERILRGRHRAVGFASPARAFGARPLLSEWSEAGLVAFEVK